A stretch of DNA from Mugil cephalus isolate CIBA_MC_2020 chromosome 12, CIBA_Mcephalus_1.1, whole genome shotgun sequence:
GGATTTACCATTGTGCAAAACATGCTCTGCTAACAATTAGAAGCTTTGACTCAAATCCACCCAAACCCCACCTCAAACCAGAAGAATCTGCATGGATTCGTCTTGCGTATGCACCGTGTTCCCTCACCTTCAACTCACCACCATCATTGCCGTCTTCGCCATCATCTCCAGGTCACCCAGAGAGCCGGCCCaggcaggtgtgtgtttctgcagactCTCTCCAGGGCAAAGGAATGATGAAGACCACACCACAAAACTCATGATGCAGCACTGTGCCTAATGTGAGGCACCATCATCATCAACGGAGCTCGGCGTTACCTCACACCTGCCTCATCAGGTGAAGCAGGGTTCGGCTGAAgaagataaatattttaattaggGAAAATAATCATTTAGCGAGATCCTGCAGTTTTTGCTGAGGAGGATTGTGGGTGATTGCAAAACTGATGAAACTGTTCTTGATTGTGAGACACAAAGTTTTCAGCAAATTGTTGCACTTTCAGTGAAATGTCCTTCTTTTACCTCTGAGACTCAGATCTaggacagatttttttttggggggggggggggatgtgtGCTCCAGTCTTTACTGTCTATTTGTCTGAAACATGTCTGCAATCTAACGTAGAAGAAGTTTATCACGGCTGCGAAATCTCTTTAGATCTAAAGCACCCGAGGTCCCCCGCGGTCTTGGAGGGAAAAAGCAAACAATTCTCCAATAACCGCGTTAATTTCTATCCCTCCCTCTGCCTTCCCCTCTGAAACATCCTCTAATAATCATCTCTGCACCTCATTAAGGAGCAGAGAAGAGTGGAGGCACAAGGCTGCTCCAGATGTGTGGCGAAAAAACCCCGGAGGTCCGATGTCTGTGTCAGAGAACTTGCGTGTACCGTATATCTGTCTGTTGTAATGTGAGCCgtgcacagatgtgtgtgtgtgtggttgtgcgtgatgctgctgctgtagatCTGTGGATGCTTGATGCTTCCTGCGCTGTCTCAAGGCAGCACTGTCCCGGTGCTCCACTGCCCCACTTCCCAAGACAACGAGAGCAGCGAGAAGATCGTTAGATGGAGATGCAGACAAACTCTGCCACCTATGCACAATTTTATAATCCGTCTCGTTGTCTGCTGGTGTCGTGACAGTGTGTGATGTGTCAGATCTAGACATTCAGTACACATCATAAATaatgatgtgtattttaaactgtCCCACTTACAGAACTccatattttattgtgtgtgttggatATGACTGACTTGACTGGATGgtttatttgttaaattagTTAAAATGATCAGTTATATGTCCTCACATTATGATTACTATCCTTTAAAAGGAATCAATACCAGAGAACGCTGTGAGTcacacaaaagcaaacatttctcATGAACTTAGTCTTCCACCCTTAGGCAATCCTAATCAAAACATGTGCTTATCACGAACCTTTAAGGGAACAGCTGAGCAATTCCTATATTCCAAGTTATTTTCCTCCACAGAGTTGCCTCACTTCACAATTTTCAGCCTACGACTGAATAATTCACACTCCCTCTGTGACATCAAAGCGAATGAAACATGAGTGAAAAAGTGATGGGACTGTTACTCATTCGCCACAGTCCCAGAAGTGTCACAGTATCTGGTGATTCAAATGTGACAACAACAGCACGCAGCGGCGCAGAGGcagaaaattaataataaatcttcCTGTTGTGTGAACATTTATCTTCAGCCACGTCCCGCAGTGGAGGAAattcaaagagagaaagaaagaaagaaagaaagaaagaaagaaagaaagaaagaaagaaagaaagaaattgttCTATAAATAATCCCTGTTTAGGTTTAGGTTGGGCCTGCTGATTAGTTCTTGCATGGATCCAACATTTACTTTATTGTCTAAATAAACATTGTATAACATTTGGATGTGGAAAACACCTGCAGATGTGGCCAATAACTGCTTTGTGTTGGGAAAAATGGACTGGATGACCGATCAGTAAGTCGGAAAAACATAGGCGTAATTGATCTCATTAACAAATGACTGCGCTCCatttaactatttaaatttCATGCTGACCGTTTGGGCTCAACCCGTGTGTCTTTCCTATGATGACaggtaaaaatgttaaaaaaaacttaaatgatAGATTGATATATTGTGTCAGCTCTGGATACATGGAGTAAAGAATGTAACCGCACGTGTGCAGTTTTGGGTCTCCAAATCTTTCCAGTTCTCCATTGACTATAACTGCTTATCGTGTAGAGAGTTGTTGGAGTCGATCCCAACTGGCACAGGGTTGGGTACACCCTGGAGAGATCTCTAGTTTATCACTGAGCTAACACAGAGACTTTCATATCTAATCCATAACCAATTTATCTCCAGTAAAACTGAACACACACTACAACATCAGTTGCCCACGATTCCCAGTTGGACAAAGTTTGCACCAGTCTGCGCTAATTGGGAACAGTCTGCACTAAAATCTGTTACCGTGCAAGTGTGTGAGGGGGTCAGACCTCAGTCACAGTCAATCAAACGTGTTTGAATTTTCGGAGCCAAATCTGGAGGCAATCGAGTTGTGTGAACTGACCCAATGTGTTGAAAAAGAGAGGGTGGGACACAGGAAACAGGGTCAGAAGACGATGTAGAACAGCGGGAGTAGGAGAGTGGCAACAAAGCGAACCTGGACCACACAAATGGAGGAGTGGATATATAGTGTTTGTTACAGTGCATACCACAACTAGTTGCTGGTTTAACAAATCATGTAGTCTGTGATCCCTCTGACTGTGTAAGTTATGGGGCGCCGTTTGTAAAGTtgtgcatgttaaaatgaaatgaaaatttagatttaatatttacatttagatttaacaatTACATTTGTGCCTCATAGAAAGTTGTCTAGCATTTTCCCAGCTTAACATGCATGTGGGTAGAACATGCCCAGATATTTTTACAGGTCTGCAAGGAAATAAACATGCTGGAAcatgcaaattatttattgtaattattctTTGCACGACAGAGGGGCTGTTGGAAGTATTTCATGCAGCCGGGTGTCATCAGCTTAACAGCTGCCCGCCTCTTGAGCATCATCAATTTTGTCACAATGGCCGcagcataaaaatgaatcaGAGATTCAGATATAAAGATCTTATTTCATTAAATTGCATAAAAATGATGAGTGACACACGGTGCACTTCTATAGCTGATAGGTGTCTTCCCCCAGGCCTCTTCAGCTATGAGCTGTATCCACGCCTTCTTAGGTGTGGCTGGTTGAGGTAATTGAGCCCATGCAAAAGACACTTGCAGAcataacatatttaaacacagaatgACAGAATTTTTACTTATTTCGGATTATTAACCCAGTACAAATTAGAGCAGAGTTGTcattctgtgtttgttgtgtttctcctgCTTCAAGCTGAATaggcacaaagacaaagaagaagaagcaactGTCCACTGTATGAACTCTATTACGGATGTATCAACACTTTATTGATACTTGACAAATCCTCCTGTTCTTCACTGGGAGGCAGTATAGTCTATCCAGAGCTGAAACATCACATACTGAATATATGCACCACTATCAGTAATTCTCATAGAATAACGGCAGAATAGAAAtagctttatgttttttttctttctttttcttttcttttgagaaaatgaaagtCATCTTCAGACCGACTCTTAATACTGAGTTCAATGATGAGAAATATAAGTACAAACAAAGCAAGTAATgacaattataaaataaataagttataaTAAATGATCTATGTTTGCATGTTCATCACTTttataatagataaataatatgGTGATATTTCTACAGCAAACATATACGAGGGGAAAAGCCTTAAAGTCATTCAAATTACTATTAcaatttgcagcttttttgtGATGCACAATCCAAAGTCCTTaatacataattacataatGATACACACaactaaatatgaaaatactTGGAGTCAGTTTGATTTTCTGTGTTCTCCTCCTGGTATAAACTGTCATGTAATTCGTCTCGTCAATAGATGGCAGCAAACAGCTCGAATCAGTCATTCAGTGAGCTTTGCTGGGGGAACAGTGCGAACAGTCACACTGTCAGTAATCAATAACATGGCCAGCCACACACTTTTAGTTTATGGTGATCTTTTAAAAAAGACATGATTTCTTGCTATTTGTCTGGGCCTTAATATCAGGGGTAAAAGCAGAGGTAGATCGCTCAAATCAGATTTTCGCTGACCACAATGCGCAGGGCTCTAGGTTGCACCTGTTGCTCAAAGATGGCCGACAGATGACATCGTTTGACCGCACAGGTTCTGAAAGTGTTACATATAAATGGATTCCAAgtgggaggaaaaagaaaaggctctCATACGTTTCATGGACATTTTCACAGCAGCTTTTGGGGATTaacaggaaaagaggaaaagattgAGTGCGTACGATTAGGACACATGAGGGATATTTTTgtaagatgattttttttttttaatccaagaAGTACATGAATGGAATGTTGATTAAACAGGAAGGAGTAGTACACTAATATGACCTCttaaattgattaaaaatgaaaaattaaattggGATTTGATGGTCACTTACATGTCCCTGGGGGAGACCGGCCTTGGACCCATGCAACCTGATTTTGAGCTGTGGCACTTTAATTGTGGTCTGTTATTCTGACATAccgaaaagaaaaatgtatgtatCAGTTAAACTAGTTCGCAGCTATCCTTCGACTCATAGTCGTGATAGAGCATTGCTTAACTCCACTGCGCCATACAGGCCCTTCCCCGGTGGGCGTGCGTAATGGCCACAGCCCTCTCTAAATATAACTCCCCTCCAAAACAGAAAGAACCAGAGAAAAGGCAGAACGGAATGCATACTCTATCAAACGCAGTCTGAAAACTTGTTAGGGAAGAGTTTCTTCCTTTCCCGGATACAGCGTGTGTCTTAAACCGTTTTGATCCATTTTGTGGCCCCGGGTGGTGCTGGCGGAGCGCGCAGCGGGAGGCGCATTGTCTGTATGCAAACTGGACGACATGGCCATTGTATGCGTTTGGGCATATATGGAGCCGCTGATGGCTCGGAGGACACAGCCCGTCTAAGGTCTCCGGGAGAGTCGCCCTCGGTTGTGTTCCGCCCGTCTCTCTCCTCggactttctcttcttcttatCCTTTCCGCTGCGTCGCTATGAGTTGCCTGGATGTCATGTACCACCAAAGCTATGGAGCGCACTACCTCCCTGCAGCGGCGTACAAGGCGACGTACTATAACCACCATCACCAGCAACAACAGGTGAGGCGCTGACTGTAGAACTTCTGTAACTTAACTGTCCGTAACTCGACGATTCTGTTCTCACTTAAGAACGATAATTTAGTTCAGTGAGTGCACCtgtgacttatttatttaccacaGCATAAACGAAATCAGTTTCTAATCGTGAGACTAACCAAAGTTTATAGATCACTATAAATCCATCCAAGCAGTTGAACAGTGTCCCTAAAACActcaaatgtttattatttgtaaaaTTGCCGTCAAAAGTAATgtatttcagttcttttttttctgttaatgacACCACTTAAAACTTTCCTAAGCATATTTATTAACTCGTCTTTAACTTTTGAATGACTAAATTCCAATCCGGGGCTCGGTATTCACTTCAGGTCAGGCGTAATGACACGGAACTATTAATCCTGCGGTCAAATGGTGATGTAATGACACACAGTCAGTCACTCAGGAATGTGGATCAGGCACACtgagcttcacacacacacacacacacacacacacacacacacacacacacacacacaaatggaatgcattatgggaaaaaataaagtaattttcACACGACTGCCAGGCTACTTTCAGATACTACTACCTACTACTACCGCAGTATGATAgggatattatttatttatttatgacatgCAATCCATTTTTTAAATAGCAGAATTTTGGCATATTTTGACCAATGTGTGTAATTTTATTATACAAACAAATTGGTTGTTTTGCTATCTAAATTCTACCAATTTTGGATTCTTTTTGTTGGTCCCTGCTTGGATCTGTGATCTGATCTATCTGTATCTTCCTCCAGAGGAAGCTGAGCGTCTACAGTAAAATGCAGGAGTgcatggagcagcagcagcagcagcagcagcagcaacagcaagtAGGAGGAAGAGGTATGCTGCCCAAGGATCAGGGCCTCCGACACGGCACTGCAGCACCCGGTGCAGTGTCAATCCGCGGATCAGCGTCCGATTCAGAGCTGAAGGACGGGAGTCAACCAGCAGAGGCCGAGTACCTGAGCTCCCGGTGCATACTCTTCACCTACTTCCAAGGTGAAATTGGCGACGTGGTGGATGAGCACTTCTCCCGTGCTCTTAGTCAGTCCAGCGCCTTCAGCAGCGAGACCAAGCCCATCAGAGTGACTCAGCCTTCTGCATCGGCCACTGCTGGTTTATGGAAAGGTGAGCGGGGAAACAGTCCTGAAAAGATCTACAGTTCATTGTCAGCATTCACTGACTTGTCTgagaaggttctcagtcattcatgtcatggtatatccaaaaataaaagacagtttAAGAACTGTTCTGCTGTCaagagtccagttgtccttgtttttgGATATTCACATGGTTCAGTTATCAGTAACAATTATAGATGTTAAAAGGAATGTGTGCGAATTCAAGTCCTTTATATGGTTGTTTCAGATGGTGGACCAGTCCCTGAGGGTCAGGGCAGCTCAGCTTGGAACAGCACttacccatcccaggccagtcccTGCCTTCCCTCGGTCTCTGTTTCAGTCCACCCGGACTTCTCCCCCAGCCCTGTTTCCTTCAACCACCCGGATGGAGGCCTCTGGGCCGGCCACATGCTCCCCCAGGCCAGCCTCCCGCCCGCGCCTGATAGCTGGACCTACAGCCTGAACCCCCAGAGCACAAGTGGCTACCCCAGTGTCCATGACGTctaccacccccacccccactcccacaTCCacaccagacaccaccaccctgTGCTTCACCCGTACCCAGCCCACAGCCCAGCGCTGGATCCCAGGTTCAGTCCCCTCCTGCTGCCTGGTGTTAGGAGCCAGAACCAGCCAGCCACCAGCACAGCCAGTTCCCCACACAGCGAGGTGGTGA
This window harbors:
- the vgll3 gene encoding LOW QUALITY PROTEIN: transcription cofactor vestigial-like protein 3 (The sequence of the model RefSeq protein was modified relative to this genomic sequence to represent the inferred CDS: inserted 2 bases in 1 codon), whose amino-acid sequence is MQTGRHGHCMRLGIYGAADGSEDTARLRSPGESPSVVFRPSLSSDFLFXSYPFRCVAMSCLDVMYHQSYGAHYLPAAAYKATYYNHHHQQQQRKLSVYSKMQECMEQQQQQQQQQQQVGGRGMLPKDQGLRHGTAAPGAVSIRGSASDSELKDGSQPAEAEYLSSRCILFTYFQGEIGDVVDEHFSRALSQSSAFSSETKPIRVTQPSASATAGLWKDGGPVPEGQGSSAWNSTYPSQASPCLPSVSVSVHPDFSPSPVSFNHPDGGLWAGHMLPQASLPPAPDSWTYSLNPQSTSGYPSVHDVYHPHPHSHIHTRHHHPVLHPYPAHSPALDPRFSPLLLPGVRSQNQPATSTASSPHSEVVKTEMDPSSNSPVTATSVTWTPSALHGSLEAFDSALDQTKAKTSVWF